Part of the Salvelinus fontinalis isolate EN_2023a chromosome 1, ASM2944872v1, whole genome shotgun sequence genome is shown below.
tcatgctatgttttgtcttaggtctctctttatgtagtgttgtggtgtctctcttgtcgtgatgtgtgttttgtcctataattTAACttaatttttaatcccagcctccgtccccgcaggaggccttttgccttttggtaggccgtcattgtaaataagaatttgttcaattGACTtctccttttttctcaatttccgcctgattggcgtgcccaaagtaaactgcctgttattcaggcccagaagccaggatatgcatataattggtaacatttgatagaaaacactttgaagtttgtagaaatgtttaaataatgtatgagactataacacaatggatatggtaggagaaaatccaaataaaaaacaaccatacatttttattttttgagATCctatgctcttacaatggaaagctatggggcaaatgcaattccagctcccagattgcaattcctatggcttccactagatgtcaatagtcttACTTCAAGGTTTCATGCTTGTTTCTTCCCAAATTAGGAAGAATGTTGAGTTTTAGTACTGGGAGTCAGAGTTGGAAGTCAGTCTGTGCTGACCTGCTAATTTTGCTTTCCTAttaaacatacttctttccgtattaaatgttatagtttaattacatttcagggtacctgaggatttgatagaaacatattttgacttgttttaacaaagtttagcgatagctttttggattcctttctctgcatgttgaacgagtggattactcaaatcgatggcgccaactaaacagactttttgggatataaaagaaggattttatctaacaaaacaaccatgcatgttgtagctgggaacctttggattgcaaatcagaggaagattttcaaaaagtaagtgaatattttaaTCGctgtttgtgattttatgaagcctgtgctggttgaaaaatattttgatgtggggcgccgtcctcaaacaatcgcatggcatgcttccgctgtaaagcctattgtaaatcggacaatgcagttagatgaacaagactttaagcttttaaccgatataagacacttgtatgtacctaaatgtttaatatccataattgttacgattatttatttgaattgcgcgccctccaatttcaccgaaagttgtcgacaggtgtcccgcTGGCGGGaagcctagccctaagaagttctgacttgtctagttaaataaaggttaaataaataaataaataaaatactatGGCATGCCCAAACTGTGCAGAAACTTCAAACAACTGGGCCATCTGGCCGTTGCCTGCACAGCCATCATCTGCAAGGTATGTATAGACAACCATTCCACCTCAGACTATACCTCCACACGCCCCTGCAACCTGTGTGGGAAAGGGGACCATTTCTTCAGAACCTGCTCTAGTTCCTACGCCGGCAGGGCAAGGGCCAAGGCCACCAACCCAAATCCcaaccccctccaccctctccaccagaCAATAACATCAAAGACACAGACCTTTCTACAGGCACAACCCAAGATGTCTCagaaacagccccccccccccccacgccggGTCCTCCACCTTTGCACCCCCCAACAAATCCCTTGCTTACCACCTCCACCCCGTCCAAACCCCTGGTCAAATGCGAGCCGGTTTTGAGAGAGCTTACACAACTCCAGTTCTTAGATGACGATGGCGACCCAAACTGGACAAACATTTCCAAACGGACAAGATCAGACAAACAACAGACCAACAAGAGACCAGACAAACAACAGACCAAcaagagaccagaccagacaaaCAACAGACCAAcaagagaccagaccagacaaaCAAGAGACCAAcaagagaccagaccagacaaaCAACAGACCAACAAGAAACAAGACCAGACAAACAACAGACCAAcaagagaccagaccagacaaaCAACAGTCCAACAAGAGACAAGACCAGACAAACAACAGACCAAcaagagaccagaccagacaaaCAACAGACCAACAAGAGACCAGACCAGAAGACCACCCCAGAACCCAAACCCTGATGCCAGCCAGCCTCAGTCCAGACCCCTCGGACCCTCTGAACCGCCTTCACCCCTCCCAGCATCCCCCATTCCATCACCAAGATAGTACAGTACATGGTTTCAACAGGCAGTCAATGGAGAGGCACGTCAAGACCTGTGAAGAGCCATTAACCCCTCAACACAAATGACCCGCTAGAGGCCCTCATCCAAATATGTAATGAATCAATCAgacctgaaccccccccccccaataacccATCATCATGACCCTGACAACACTCCGAACAGAAAGATTTTCCCCAGATGGGTATTCAAGGTGGACTCCCCACTACAAAATCCATCTATAGATGGAATGTGGTACCTATAGAAAGCTTCCCCCAGGTGGATCTGGGCCCTGTTTGCTCCCTCTGTCTTCCAGCCTCCGGCGTCCAGCCTTGCCGTCACATCGCTCCTCCTCCAACACCAGCCCAGGCCGATGGACAtaccctccaccacccccacaccactactccctctccatctcttaccCCCTTCTTCCCCCAACTCTTATCCCTCTCACAGAACCAGACCAGAAGAAGGAACCATTCATCACCACACCAGAAGGCACGGAGGAAGGACCAAGGCTCTAGACCTACACCTGGAGCGAGCAGGCCACAGGAAAGTACCATCACTGACCTCCAGGTCTTGTGCTTCCAGGTGTGTTTGCTCGCTCCTCAGGTCGTCCTTCCTCCCCTTTGCAGATCCAACACCAGTCTCGGgtccagcctcagccccagcacCAGAACACCTGAAGAGGCACGGAGGAGGGACCAAAGATCACAACTTCACCTGGAGCAAGCAGACAACAGGGAAGTACCAACATTGACCTCTGGGTCTAGGGCTCCCTTGTGTGTCTGCTTGCTCCTCAGGTTGTCCTTCCTCCCCTCTACAGACCCAGCACCTGTAACAGCCCCAGTTCCGGTTTCTGGCTCCCGGCTCCTGTTTTTTTCCCCTGGTCCCTCAGCACCAGACCCAGCACAAACCCTTGGCCTCCAGTCCCGGTCCCAGCATGACTTCCAGTCCCGGCCCCAACACCAGTACCAACCCAGGTTTTCATGGTCCCAGACACAGCACCAACCAACCACAACTGTCACCGCTTTTCAGCAACTGCCAGCACAAACCCCACCACTTCCCCTCCCCCAACACAAAGACACATACATTGTGGACTAATTGAATTTACTGAATTTACTttttttgattgattgattgcttttgtttctttttaaaaatgttgtttGATCGGTTGACCTTTTGGTTTGCTTAATTTGAATTGATTCCGTATTGTTTTAATTGTTTATTATTTGGAATTTGGAATTTGAACTTGTTGAACATTTTAAACTGTAATGAATTTGTGAAAAAACTATTAAagggaggaggtaagtgaactggcattgtggtatcatgacttcaggaagcagaggatGGAACATGACCCAATCCACATCAACGgtactgcagtagagagagtcagcaatttaaaaaaaaattggctTCCACATCACAGAGGACATggatcaacaacaccaccactctgGTCAAGAGGGCACAACAGCGCCTTTACGTCCTAAGGCGGCTGAACAAATTTGGCATGCCGCCCcgggtcctctccaaatactaccgaTGCGCCATCGAGAGCGTCCTAACAAgttgcatcacggcctggtatGGGAATTGCTACATCTACGACCGTAAGGCactccagcgggtggtgaagacggcccCGTACAccactgggaccgtgctcccaGCCATCTACTCGAAACAGTGTCTGAGGAAGTCCCACGgtatcatcaaggaccccacacaccccagccatgAGATGTTCTCTCCCTTATTGTCGTGCAGACggtatcggagcatgaggtctgatataAACAGGCTCAGAGGAAAACGTTTCCATCTATAACcaatcagactgctgaacacttgaactggacggACCACGTGCTTTGATCCCGTTCCTCTTTTGTTCTCTAACGCTCCTGTATTGTTCTTCAAGCAAGGGGGAGGCCGATGACATCACAAATCCCCATGAGACCAACTCTTTGAATGCCCTACACCTTGAAGTTTGCAgtcgtgtaaaaaaaaaaaaagccctaTTTTGCTCAAAACTGATTTTGTTTTACCCTATAGTGTATACTTTACTATATTTATTCTGGCTTTCAACAGTAAAACTAATACAAAAAAAATCCATAGTGGACTTCTTTGAGCTTTACACAGTTGCTGTACTAGGACACAAACAGAAAGAGCTTGACCATTGTGTAACAAAACCAGTCACTCACACGGTCCCACAGACCATGACCTAAAAGTTTCATCATAGGAACCTGTAACCTAGGGAACTTTAGCCTACTATAAAAAATAACACTTACACGTAATATCCTATTTTCTAAGTAAGGACCCAATATGCATAACCTTTTTAACTCTAATATCCATTCATTTCAATATATCCATTTCTCTCTTGTATTCCTACTGTTTAGGAGAGCGAGGTCAGAATAACCTTGTAATTTCAAGCTAAAGCATATCAAAATGAAATCGACAAACTGTACAGACTGTACAGCCAATGTCCCAAGTACCTAACGGAACAGAGCACAACCCTACCCGGTGACATTTGTCCTTCCGCCAAACTGCCTGTGCACTACTTCTCCCTCTCCACAACCTTTTTTGCACGTCGTCTCACAATGACCATTGCATTTCCGAAATAATCACACTGGCATAATCTTTGGGCATAATCAGAGCAACTACAACAAATCATTGTCTCATATATTTTGAGACACTATATCGAACTGGTTTTAAGTGTCCGTTTCTTTGCTATGAAATTGAGTGGAATGTATTTACTACTGTCAAAGTACATACATTAATGTTCCGTAGCTATCTCAACAACCTTCAACATTATGATACTTGTGGTCCCAATACACATGAAACGCTAACCACTACCGTAAATAAACCCTTGCTATAGACTGACTTGCTAAACAGCCAATCGGAATGCAAGATGAAGTAGTTCACGAATGACGAAGGCCGAGTTTGGCCAATGGAAAACCGTTATTGAGTGTCGACCTCTGAGCACCTCATCACCGCCTATTTTGTGTCCGTGGCGGAGTACTACCTATATAAACAAGACATTCCGAACTTTAAAGCGCAGTTGAAAAACTTCCAGACAAAACACAAATTGACGTCCACATAACATGACTGGGATAATATGTAGTCATACTGCAGCAGAACAATTTGTTCAACAAGGAAGTAGCTAACGATCTCCATTTAGTTAGCTGAAAAGCGTATTGACAACGTTATTTTGCTAcagtagctaactaacgttaagtCATTCGTCATCGAAGCTGTCCAGTGCAACGACCTGCTGTGAATATATATGTAACTGTAACGTTAGTTACCTACATGTAAGTATAATTCTCTTCATTAGCTATTTCAATATAAGTCGTTAGCGAGGTATCTAGTTATTAAGATATATTGCTGTTCAAATCCCTAGAGACAAGCTAACTTGTGATATAACCGCTTTCTCCGTCTTGAGTTGGGTGTAACGTTaggttggctaacgttagctagctagcacagaTAATTAGTAttaataacgttagctagctagttaatataGCTGACGATTGGGatatctagccagctatctagaaAGTTAAATCAAACTATTTTGAGCTAACAACcagaaacatatttttttgttaGCTTGGTGGTCATTGAATAACAGTGAAGGATAGGCGCACATTTGGGGCAAGCCAAGCGTCTAACGTTAAATTCCACGTCCGATGAGCTTTCATTAACAGGTTAAAACTATACCGTGACGTAAGCATAGCTGCTGTTTACAATACTAAATTTCCTTCACATCATGGGtgcgtagctagctaacgttagctacattaCTGATTGATGGATTCAATTGAACCGTGGCAAGCTGTAGGATTTGGATTGGACGTTTGATCATCTCATATataactagctaatgttaaccGTCATTTCTAAAAGAGAAAGGCATCTATGACCGTGAATAGAAATTCAATGAGGATTATGTAACAACAAGGCTTCTCTTTGCTAATTCAGCTCACCAGCTGCTCTCTAACAATACATTATTCTCTAGCCAGTGGTGGTTCACGGACACGGTTTCTTCTGTTACCACCACTAGACAACATGATTCTTTCATCTCATCATATCAAATGAATTAGGGACGTGTGTGTCATCGCGCAAAAAGATTCTATATCATGTGAGGATACAATGTATCGGATCATTGGCTAATTACATTGTTACTTTAATTGCGTTAAAAACGCGATGAGCCACCACTGTCCAGAGGTCAACTACGCTTGCTTTTAGCTGTCACAAATACTAGAAGACTGCTAGGGAACCCACAGCGCTGACTCTGTGTCTGAATGTTTAGGCCTTATTTATAGCTAGTGATATTGTACACCCTGCCTGGTGGACACAGCAATGCACTGTACTGGGAAGTGAATGGCAGAGCACATTTAGTACTATACTGTAAATGCAATCAGGCTTATGAAGCAAACATGTTTTACAACGGTGAGCTAAAATGATTATTATCATGATAATATATTCTAttaagcagatgcttttatccaaagcgacttggagtcgtcatgcgtgcatacattgaTCATATTACTTATATGAACGTACAGTTGTTGTACTATGGGATGGTAGGTTTAGCAATAAtgcccaagggggtgtggtatatggacaTTTTATACCACGCCTAAGAGCTGTTCTTATGTATGAAGCAGAGAGCCTGTATACAatccttagccatggtatatggCCATTTATACTATGCCTAAGGGCTGCTCTTATGCATGAAGCAGAGAGCCTGTATACagtccttagccatggtatattggccatatgccaCAAACCCATGAGGTtatttattgctattataaactggttaccaacatatatatatctctatatctatatctatcagTAAAGAGGTAGTTTTGCTTCATACCAGTGGTATATTCTGATATTTACATGGCTGAAATGTCAGCATCCAGGACCcaaactacccagtttataattagccATATAGCATTGTTATCATGTTTTTGTTaatttatctctcctcctcttcttccaggcTTAGGAACCTTATCCTGTGAACGGAAGGTTATCGTTTCAGCAACTACCACTTACTCTGTCCCTCTGTTTGGCCCAAACGTCTTATCACTGCAACGCTCAGGAATAGCCACCCACGTAATAACCGGGAAGCAGCTATGCAGCTTGAAATCCAAGTAGCACTTAACTTTATTATTTCCTATTTGTACAACAAACTCCCCAGACGGCGTGTGAACATCTTCGGGGAGGAGCTCGAGAGGCAGCTGAAGAAGAAGTACGAGGGCCACTGGTACACGGATAAGCCATACAAGGGCTCTGGGTACAGGTGCCTCCACGTAGGGGAGAAGGTGGACCCTGTGGTGGAGCAGGCAGCCAAGGAGAGTGGCCTGGACTTGGACGACGTCCGGGATAATCTCCCTCAGGACCTAAGTGTGTGGATTGACCCCTTCGAGGTGTCCTACCAGCTTGGCGAGAAGGGGCAGGTCAAGGTGCTGTACGTGGATGATGACAATGAGAACAACGGGTCCGAGTTGGACAAGGAGGTCAAGAACAGCTTCAACCCAGAGGCCCAGGTCTTCATGCCCATCAGTGACTCTATCGGGACCTCTTCTGAGTCCAGCTCTCCTTCACCCCCCTTCGGGCAATCTGCGGTCATTAGCCCCTCCTTCATGCCGCGCTCCACCTATCCTATAACCTTCACCACCGCCACCTTCGCCGCCACCAAGTTTGGCTCCACCAAGATGAAGGTCTCCGGccgcaacaacaacaacaatggtAATGGCAACAAGGTGGCCTGCACCTCCCCAACCAACGACCTGGGGCTGAATGTGAACACCCTAATGAAGCAGAAAGCCGTTTCCACCTCTATGTACTCTCTGTATAGCCTGGGCCAGCAGCAGAATGCCTCTGCACTCTCTCCTAATGCTAAGGAGTTTGTGTTCCCCAGCCTCCAGGGTCAGGGGAGCTCCGGTGGCGTGTTCCCCAGCCTCCAGGGTCAGGGGAGCTCCGGTGGCGTGTTCCCCGGCCTCCAGGGTCAGGGGAGCTCCGGTGGCGTGTTCCCCGGCCTCCAGGGTCAGGGGAGCTCCGGTGGCGTGTTCCCCAGCCTCCAGGGTCACGGGAGCTCTGGTGGCGTGTTCCCCAGCCTCCAGGGTCAGGGGAGCTCCGGTGGCGTGTTCCCCAGCGAGGGCTCTCTCAGCCTCAACTCGCTGCAGTACAACAATGCCTTTGATGTGTTTGCGGCCTACGGAGATCTCAACGACAAGTCCCTCAATGATGGGCTGAACTTCAACCTCAGCAACATGCAGTATTCCAAGCAGCAATTCCAGTCGGTCATGGCTAACTAAACCTGACGCTAGGACTTGAAGATGTTATTTCTTAATGACGACGGTTGCTTGAAGGGAAGCATTAAGAACAACTGGACTTTCAAGGAACCTCTTGAGGATCTTTCTATCTAGTTAAGAGAGCAGCATGTGTCTAGGGGTGCTTTTTCTCTGCCCCTATTGAGttcgttttttttttacagatagtTTGTTGTACGAACATGTCCAAGCTTGACTACTTAAATTCAACATGCATATAGTTGTTTctatttttttgttgtattttttttgttgttgccaaccctagcacaaaatatatttttgtacaATGTTCGAAGTACAAAAAAATACTCCATTAACAtggataaaataaaaatgtttctgTCCTCTTACAGTGTATTACATGTGTTAGGACATGGTGGATTTGTATGACTTTGCACTACTAAATGGGGTTACTTGGTCTTTTTCTACTTGTATAATTTAATTTAGTACAGAGTTTAAGATATCAGAGTATATATTGTTTCTATGGCATTTATATCTTTTTACTACTCCAGTGACGGCTGCAGCAGCTcttgttgtattttttttattggtatcttcattttattttttgggggtaaAGAATTGTCTTTAAAATCCATCACATATTCTAAAGATTACGTACAGAGTATTCCTTCCTGGTGGAATTTCATGTACAACAAGAGTTGTATTTTCTCTTTAAGAGTTAAAAGATTTTGCTATATTATGTACAAAAAATGTAAATTGTATACATTTTAATTTTGTACCTACATTGTGTAATACTTGATTAAAAATACGGTATAACAAAGTATTTTGATTCCGTGTCTTAGATGTCAAGAGGGACTGGAatagtttattgttttgtattaaaAATGCTTAAATTATGTTTctctttttacattttattttatatttgcacCATGGTCTTTTTAATAAATTAAACTACAGTCAAAACATGATTTGTGGACATTGGATTTATTGATAA
Proteins encoded:
- the LOC129815170 gene encoding protein Tob1-like, which encodes MQLEIQVALNFIISYLYNKLPRRRVNIFGEELERQLKKKYEGHWYTDKPYKGSGYRCLHVGEKVDPVVEQAAKESGLDLDDVRDNLPQDLSVWIDPFEVSYQLGEKGQVKVLYVDDDNENNGSELDKEVKNSFNPEAQVFMPISDSIGTSSESSSPSPPFGQSAVISPSFMPRSTYPITFTTATFAATKFGSTKMKVSGRNNNNNGNGNKVACTSPTNDLGLNVNTLMKQKAVSTSMYSLYSLGQQQNASALSPNAKEFVFPSLQGQGSSGGVFPSLQGQGSSGGVFPGLQGQGSSGGVFPGLQGQGSSGGVFPSLQGHGSSGGVFPSLQGQGSSGGVFPSEGSLSLNSLQYNNAFDVFAAYGDLNDKSLNDGLNFNLSNMQYSKQQFQSVMAN